A window from Drosophila nasuta strain 15112-1781.00 chromosome 3, ASM2355853v1, whole genome shotgun sequence encodes these proteins:
- the LOC132791789 gene encoding serine/threonine-protein kinase Wnk isoform X5, giving the protein MDGEAQSSDAVNNKNTKPADAGVVNADSSKADSKDMPAKAVVVSPSPSTAADANVKPKQRETRKSSSDTGIEPVLKQHTASTGTGSQSMTGPLPFKSPHGKAGKTGGKGTDSYVQTIRFVRKNVDQYKSNVPLQFEELETEFPRDYDDNIEMLSREAEHLEEQFRTPTRSNTTDAANHQVAGLIENIITEASRSVKTEKTQIDVPCKPANKQSTGGKRVGFQVEEKIDVEGRQHDASQPKDFENLSKQAESGEPVSGDSSTPGTETSVSQQPSSTSTASATSSVTSLTKERKSDEDDDPVAMSPCGRFFKYDKEVGRGSFKTVYRGLDTLTGVPVAWCELLDKQVKKSERTRFREEADMLKKLQHPNIVRFYTYWEFPIGRKKNIVLVTELMLSGTLKSYLKRFKKIHPKVLKSWCRQILKGLNFLHTRQFPIIHRDLKCDNIFITGTTGSVKIGDLGLATLKNRSHAKSVIGTPEFMAPEMYEEHYDESVDVYAFGMCMLEMAISEYPYSECKGPAQIYKKVISGIKPAALSKVEDPNVRDIIERCIELKKEDRPRCNELLESEFFDEDIGIRVEPTASEQFLSDPSISIIEFRLRFMDPKKRSSRHKENEAIQFEYNVQHDEYEQIAQDMMKENIISEDDSRAVARLLKVQVVSLLKERAQRQTQIKLQNEKSRLEKLALQKQRESLPTNVEEEDDEEDESEDEEDGVKWNQRLKYEILNTDSETSLVTSTNSADPQNLVARSTTSIQNGNNPLQQQPLPQLVAGQQKVIASPAIAQVQQHSAPVHYIQNPQMASYQNANNAMQDIANGHGQVISPTGNQQQQQQQQAVQQQPVVQLQAAPQAAAPPQLIAQQVQPVVVGHPQQQQHLVDQQKVQQIPLQQQLQQLMHTSLPAADLVQQQQQQYYQQQLAQQQQQQQQAYALQQQQQMQTLPLQQQQQLPASQQQQMQHQLPAQQPIPKQAVQQQPMQQQPLQQQPLQQQPLQQQQTIQPIQQQPIQQQPIQQPLQQQPIQQPLQQQPIQQQPLQQQPIQQQPLQQQPIQQQPIQQQPLQQQPLQQQPLQQQTIQQPIQQPIQQPLQQQTIQQSTATQQQLLQQHHLQQLQQQQQFVQQQQQQQQQQQFLPNALTQPLQIPISTHSTQMTMQPLVASAPQIMAQQQPTAILMQGQIQVPATMHQQSLPATYSQAPSAQQQQQIVQPLANVADVQQQHQQAQQLANYANANQMQQQFIQTQQQPQQQQQPIPLEQQLQQLLHSQSQAQIVQQQQQPQPPLQTEQHAQQTQQQPQQQQQLPIKVVTQPATVTVVAQEHVVAPVPTNFEAAAPSVEPAAISTDAEKQQKQQQQQAAGGRVQKPRRSNRSGNERIPKLSVTSVDEGSVINCHMENKLKTITFKFDISDVNPVEIANKLIAQDLLSNCQSTVFVEMINDIVEQVKQNPNQIPIPTTYRRNIEKRDETASDITKMFDSTAHSADAAGGTSDAAGSATDKSSTGEGRARESSIQSNADLQTNIATPPTTTSTMSSSSTTSRDAGNNSNDVTIGSGSVSRKTSTASEYTSLSIDYMPDSAITPTGNDAFHPLDGYLDKPQSEQKARSLAISRVQMLLESTRSEAKPRSLNLPLNRQLKIVEDLKHTRSLDDLSEVNITFEMPPSKVAKQSTELANANADKSKESGVQLGAVQPPGGGGGAANTLEQLKIELENITHAHAFASAVVASIGTRPSTYQASPAIASMKALSAQQPVPSSDIVVVNKSNSVGGGSGSAASFGQNTPTAVLNSARGSSVYNSRRTSIDNSMGSDMQLPATNLNINHEGVVTANDATTEGSDKKLAKQESLDKVTSAGSESRNPSNGALNQNSIADLEKKLAALRHADNTEEPAAAVAVPVTKPSEESVVSVNARKISRFSVSRVQEQKTSTDEALHNQLKIDLQIAGQGHNFNANSVQNGSMVNTPTELISSPIQNVPLAINGIQLIYQQQQSVPTGVNVMVPQNQALQNGAAAQQQVQHAPQQQPQQQQQQQSQQMLSQRHQQVVNAVPQQQQPQQIPLQQMVPQQQPTQLIPQQQQQQQQPTQQQQQQQQQQSMMLQQQQQAAQQFAMSTSQQQQQQQQQQQYMQAQANQMHQLAPLVMGMGVGVAQQMQPHQLAGMPTHQQLLQQQQALQLQPHLQQQQAAMYNQQQQQNFQVSATGQLLQQAPLVGNQQPAQPMQHVLQPLFNPAVAEVAEEPVSLAATHPHLLPSDIQSDIKHNLDSLVNQLCNTRLGTNQHQRLLLLRQRQLIEEDELRLKHYVEYEKFQKALRQSLSTNAPATTAYYSPAAAPVQPNLTAPATAAPAPPSSNTTPAGSANT; this is encoded by the exons ATGGATGGTGAAGCGCAGTCGTCTGATGCAgtcaacaacaagaacacgAAGCCAGCAGACGCTGGTGTAGTAAACGCGGATAGCAGCAAAGCAGACAGCAAAGACATGCCAGCCAAGGCAGTGGTTGTGTCTCCGTCCCCATCCACGGCTGCCGATGCCAATGTCAAGCCGAAGCAACGTGAGACGAGAAAATCGTCGTCGGATACGGGCATTGAGCCGGTGCTGAAGCAGCACACAGCATCCACCGGCACAGGATCACAGTCAATGACGGGTCCGTTGCCCTTTAAGTCACCGCATGGCAAGGCAGGCAAGACGGGCGGCAAGGGGACGGACAGTTATGTGCAGACCATACGTTTTGTGCGCAAGAATGTCGATCAATACAAGAGCAATGTTCCCCTACAATTCGAGGAACTGGAAACGGAATTTCCTCGCGACTACGATGACAACATTGAGATGTTGTCGCGTGAAGCGGAGCATTTGGAGGAACAATTCCGTACGCCAACACGCTCGAATACAACAGATGCGGCCAACCATCAAGTGGCCGGCCTCATCGAGAATATCATCACGGAGGCATCGCGCAGCGTGAAAACCGAAAAGACTCAAATTGATGTGCCATGCAAACCGGCTAACAAACAGTCGACGGGTGGCAAACGCGTTGGCTTTCAAGTCGAGGAGAAGATCGATGTCGAAGGCCGGCAACACGACGCAAGTCAGCCAAAGGATTTCGAGAATTTATCCAAGCAGGCCGAGAGTGGTGAACCCGTTTCTGGCGACTCATCTACACCCGGCACAGAAACATCGGTGTCCCAGCAGCCATCATCAACATCCACAGCGTCGGCTACTTCGTCGGTTACTTCACTGACGAAGGAGCGCAAAAGCGATGAGGATGACGATCCGGTGGCGATGTCGCCTTGCGGACGTTTCTTTAAATACGACAAGGAAGTCGGTCGTGGTTCCTTTAAAACCGTCTATCGGGGTCTGGACACTCTAACCGGAGTGCCTGTGGCCTGGTGCGAATTACTC GACAAGCAAGTGAAGAAGAGCGAGCGCACCAGGTTCCGAGAAGAAGCGGATATGTTGAAGAAATTGCAACATCCTAACATAGTGCGTTTCTATACATACTGGGAGTTTCCTATTGGACGCAAAAAGAATATAGTACTAGTCACCGAGCTAATGTTATCTGGTACTTTGAAGTC GTATCTGAAGCGATTCAAAAAAATACACCCAAAGGTATTGAAGTCATGGTGTCGTCAGATCTTGAAAGGTCTTAACTTCCTGCATACTCGTCAATTTCCTATAATTCATCGTGATTTGAAATgtgataatatttttataactgGCACCACTGGTAGCGTTAAAATCGGTGACTTGGGACTGGCAACACTGAAGAATCGGTCCCATGCTAAATCTGTGATTGGTACACCTGAATTTATGGCACCCGAGATGTACGAGGAGCACTATGATGAGTCCGTCGACGTTTATGCGTTCGGCATGTGCATGTTGGAGATGGCCATATCGGAATATCCATACAGCGAATGCAAAGGACCCGCCCAGATCTATAAGAAGGTCATCTCTGGCATTAAGCCAGCGGCCCTCTCCAAGGTCGAGGATCCGAATGTCCGCGACATTATTGAGCGTTGCATTGAGCTAAAGAAAGAGGATCGACCCAGGTGTAACGAGCTGCTGGAATCGGAATTTTTCGACGAAGACATCGGAATACGCGTGGAGCCCACGGCATCAGAACAGTTCCTGTCCGATCCCAGCATTAGCATCATTGAGTTTCGACTGCGTTTTATGGATCCAAAGAAGCGCTCTTCTCGCCACAAGGAGAACGAAGCCATCCAGTTTGAGTATAACGTTCAACACGATGAGTACGAGCAAATTGCCCAAGATATGATGAAGGAGAACATCATCTCGGAGGACGATTCGCGTGCTGTGGCTCGTCTGTTAAAGGTGCAAGTTGTGTCGCTGCTGAAGGAACGCGCCCAGCGCCAAACCCAAATCAAGCTACAGAATGAGAAGTCACGGCTGGAGAAATTAGCTCTGCAAAAGCAACGTGAAAGCTTGCCGACAAATGTAGAGGAAGAGGATGACGAAGAAGACGAGTcggaggatgaggaggatgGCGTTAAATGGAATCAGCGACTCAAGTATGAAATACTAAACACCGACTCCGAAACCAGCCTGGTGACCTCCACGAACAGTGCCGATCCCCAGAATCTGGTAGCCCGATCAACTACTTCCATACAAAACGGCAATAATCcgttgcaacagcagccgttGCCACAATTAGTGGCCGGACAGCAAAAGGTGATTGCATCACCGGCTATTGCGCAAGTGCAACAGCATTCAGCACCGGTTCACTACATACAGAACCCACAGATGGCTTCATATCAAAATGCCAACAACGCCATGCAGGACATTGCGAATGGGCATGGCCAGGTCATCTCACCCACGggcaatcaacagcagcagcaacaacagcaggccGTACAGCAGCAGCCAGTTGTGCAACTGCAGGCAGCACCTCAAGCTGCAGCACCACCCCAATTGATAGCTCAACAGGTGCAGCCCGTTGTAGTTGGTcatccacagcagcagcaacatttggTTGATCAGCAGAAGGTACAGCAAATAccgttgcaacaacaactgcaacagcttATGCACACTAGTTTGCCAGCAGCCGATTtggtgcagcagcaacagcaacaatactATCAGCAACAACttgcgcagcaacaacagcagcagcaacaggcgtATGCtctccagcaacaacagcaaatgcaaacactaccactacagcaacaacaacagctgccagcatcacagcaacagcaaatgcaacaTCAGTTGCCAGCACAACAGCCCATTCCAAAACAAGCTGTTCAACAGCAGCCCATGCAACAGCAACCTTTGCAACAACAACctttgcagcagcaacctcttcaacaacaacaaactatcCAGCCTATTCAACAACAACCTATTCAACAACAGCCCATACAGCAACCTCTGCAACAACAGCCCATACAGCAACCTCTGCAACAACAACCTATACAGCAACAACCACTGCAACAACAGCCCATTCAACAACAACcattgcaacagcaacctATTCAACAACAGCCCATTCAACAGCAACCCCTTCAACAACAACCCCTTCAACAACAACCTTTGCAACAGCAAACCATTCAACAGCCGATACAACAGCCTATTCAACAACCTCTGCAACAACAGACCATTCAGCAGTCAACTGCAACTCAGCAGCAGTTATTACAGCAACATcatttgcagcagctgcagcaacagcaacagttcgttcaacagcagcagcagcaacaacaacaacagcagttcCTTCCAAATGCATTAACGCAACCACTTCAAATTCCCATTTCAACGCATAGCACCCAAATGACGATGCAACCACTTGTTGCTAGTGCCCCACAGATAATggcacaacagcagccgaCGGCAATATTAATGCAAGGACAAATACAGGTGCCGGCAACGATGCATCAGCAATCGTTGCCAGCCACTTACAGTCAAGCTCCGTctgcacagcagcagcaacaaattgtgCAGCCACTTGCTAATGTTGCAGatgtgcaacagcagcaccaacaagcTCAACAACTAGCCAACTATGCGAATGCCAaccaaatgcagcagcaattcATACAgactcagcagcagccacagcaacaacaacagccgaTACCCTTagagcaacagttgcagcagttgttgcACAGCCAATCACAGGCGCAAATtgtacagcagcaacagcagccccAACCTCCACTGCAGACAGAACAACATGCTCAGCAAacgcagcaacagccacagcagcagcagcaactgcctATCAAAGTAGTTACTCAGCCAGCAACTGTAACCGTTGTGGCGCAAGAACATGTAGTTGCTCCGGTGCCAACCAATTTTGAGGCTGCAGCGCCAAGTGTCGAGCCAGCAGCAATTTCTACCGATGCAGaaaagcagcagaaacaacaacagcaacaagccgCTGGAGGACGCGTCCAAAAGCCGCGTCGCTCGAATCGCAGCGGCAATGAACGCATACCAAAGCTAAGCGTGACCAGCGTGGATGAGGGCAGTGTCATCAACTGTCACATGGAGAACAAGTTGAAGACCATAACATTCAAATTTGACATTAGCGACGTCAATCCCGTTGAAATTGCTAATAAATTG ATTGCACAAGATTTATTGTCGAATTGTCAAAGCACCGTGTTTGTGGAAATGATTAACGATATTGTGGAGCAGGTTAAGCAGAATCCGAATCAAATTCCAATCCCAACCACCTATCGCCGCAACATTGAGAAG CGGGATGAAACCGCCAGCGACATCACAAAGATGTTCGACTCGACAGCGCACAGCGCGGATGCAGCTGGAGGTACCTCGGATGCAGCTGGAAGCGCCACGGATAAATCTAGCACTGGCGAAGGCAGAGCACGCGAATCTTCGATCCAAAGCAATGCGGACTTACAGACAAACATTGCAACGCCACCAACAACCACTTCCACGATGTCATCCTCATCAACGACCTCACGGGATGCcggtaacaacagcaatgacGTGACTATTGGCTCGGGTTCGGTCTCACGAAAGACCAGCACCGCCTCGGAGTACACATCGCTGTCCATTGACTATATGCCTGACAGCGCCATTACGCCAACGGGCAACGATGCGTTTCATCCGCTGGATGGCTACTTGGATAAACCCCAATCCGAGCAGAAGGCACGCAGTCTGGCCATAAGTCGAGTGCAAATGCTGTTGGAATCGACGCGCAGTGAAGCGAAACCCAGAAGTTTGAATTTGCCGCTGAATCGGCAGTTGAAAATTGTCGAGGATCTGAAGCATACTCGCAGCTTGGATGATTTGAGCGAAGTGAACATCACATTCGAGATGCCGCCCAGCAAAGTGGCCAAGCAATCGACGGAACTGGCGAATGCCAATGCCGATAAGTCCAAAGAGAGTGGTGTCCAGCTGGGTGCAGTGCAGCCACcaggaggaggtggaggagccGCCAATACGCTCGAACAACTGAAGATCGAACTGGAGAACATTACGCATGCGCATGCGTTCGCCTCCGCTGTGGTGGCCTCGATTGGAACGCGGCCAAGTACTTATCAAGCCTCGCCGGCAATTGCATCGATGAAAGCTCTGTCGGCACAGCAGCCGGTGCCGTCGTCCGACATTGTTGTG GTTAACAAATCAAACAGCGTGGGAGGTGGCAGCGGATCGGCTGCTTCATTTGGACAGAATACACCCACCGCAGTGCTAAACTCGGCACGTGGCTCATCGGTGTACAACTCAAGGCGCACGTCCATTGACAACAGCATGGGATCCGATATGCAATTGCCTGCAACGAACCTCAACATCAACCACGAAGGCGTCGTCACCGCCAACGACGCTACGACTGAGGGCAGCGACAAGAAGCTGGCCAAACAGGAGAGTCTCGACAAAGTCACGAGTGCGGGCAGCGAGTCCAGGAATCCAAGCAATGGTGCACTCAACCAGAACTCCATCGCGGATCTGGAAAAGAAATTGGCCGCATTGCGACATGCTGACAACACAGAGGAG ccagctgcagctgtcgCCGTACCTGTGACAAAGCCATCGGAGGAATCGGTGGTCAGCGTGAATGCTCGCAAAATCTCTCGATTTAGCGTTAGTCGTGTGCAGGAGCAAAAGACATCCACGGACGAGGCGCTGCATAATCAATTGAAGATTGATCTGCAGATCGCCGGCCAGGGGcacaattttaatgccaactcTGTTCAAAATGGCAGCATGGTCAACACGCCCACTGAGCTCATTAGTTCGCCCATACAGAACGTGCCGTTAGCCATTAACGGCATCCAATTGAtttaccagcaacagcagtctGTTCCCACTGGTGTCAACGTGATGGTGCCTCAGAATCAGGCGTTGCAAAAtggtgctgctgctcagcagcaagtgcaacatgcgccacagcaacaaccacaacaacagcagcagcaacagtcgcaaCAAATGCTGTCGCAGCGTCATCAGCAAGTTGTGAACGCAgtgccacaacagcaacaacctcAGCAAATACCGTTGCAGCAAATggtgccacagcagcagccaacgcaACTTATacctcagcagcaacaacagcagcagcagccaacacagcaacagcagcagcagcaacaacagcaatcgatgatgctgcaacaacaacagcaagctgCACAGCAGTTTGCAATGTCCAcatcacagcagcaacaacaacagcagcagcagcagcagtataTGCAAGCACAGGCAAATCAAATGCATCAGTTGGCGCCACTCGTCATGGGCATGGGCGTGGGTGTGGCACAACAAATGCAGCCACATCAATTGGCCGGCATGCCAACGCATCAGCAATtgcttcaacagcagcaagctcTACAATTACAGCCgcatctgcagcagcaacaggcggCCATGTataatcaacagcaacagcaaaatttTCAAGTGTCTGCAACGGGTCAGCTGCTGCAACAAGCGCCGCTGGTAGGCAACCAGCAGCCAGCTCAGCCCATGCAGCATGTGCTGCAACCACTGTTCAATCCAGCTGTGGCAGAAG TTGCTGAGGAGCCCGTGTCTTTGGCGGCCACACATCCACATCTTTTACCTAGCGATATTCAATCG GATATTAAGCATAATCTGGACTCGTTGGTCAATCAATTGTGCAACACTCGCTTGGGAACAAACCAGCATCAGCGACTGCTGCTTCTGCGTCAGCGACAGCTCATCGAGGAGGACGAACTGCGCTTGAAGCATTACGtggaatatgaaaaatttcaaaaggCATTACGCCAAT CTCTTAGCACAAATGCGCCAGCAACGACCGCGTATTATtcgccagctgctgctccgGTTCAACCAAATTTGACAGCTCCAGCGacagcagcaccagcaccaCCATCGTCAAACACTACACCAGCCGGCTCAGCAAATACATAA